In Micromonospora sp. LH3U1, one genomic interval encodes:
- a CDS encoding alpha/beta hydrolase family protein, whose product MSGGQEGGVRSVWWAVRVPGAPAPFDTAHLRVYYPARPTGSDAERLSGVLAADPAGAPYPVVLLVSGVNVGQDAYRWLAVELAARGVVAVTYDWVGVLFAGLHGITPGVDLDAARPDGYGSRPTSPSLRPVLDALAQLTGPLDGLLDLDRVALLGHSAGGTVALQSARFLPEVRAVATYGAHTMVATMLGWPAGTVLPAQVDSPVMLLAGTYDGVINGSADRYGEDAATRADPITRTFGEALPDAGGTNLLVRLAGANHFSIVHPLDPTSARAFLDEETTADPEATRALLVDLLSGFLAVHLRGEPADGFDRLLAQLGTTSSIASFRRR is encoded by the coding sequence ATGAGCGGTGGGCAGGAAGGCGGTGTCCGGTCGGTCTGGTGGGCCGTACGCGTCCCCGGCGCGCCGGCACCGTTCGACACCGCACACCTGCGGGTCTACTACCCGGCACGGCCCACCGGCTCCGATGCCGAGCGGCTCAGCGGGGTGCTGGCGGCCGACCCGGCCGGTGCCCCGTACCCGGTGGTCCTGCTGGTCTCCGGCGTCAACGTCGGGCAGGACGCCTACCGCTGGCTGGCGGTGGAACTGGCCGCCCGGGGCGTCGTCGCGGTGACCTACGACTGGGTCGGAGTGCTCTTCGCCGGCCTGCACGGGATCACTCCCGGCGTCGACCTGGACGCAGCCCGGCCGGACGGCTACGGCAGCCGGCCGACCAGCCCGTCGCTGCGCCCGGTGCTCGACGCGCTGGCGCAGCTCACCGGACCACTCGACGGGTTGCTCGACCTCGACCGGGTGGCGCTGCTGGGCCACTCGGCCGGCGGCACGGTGGCGCTACAGTCGGCGCGCTTCCTGCCCGAGGTCCGTGCGGTGGCCACCTACGGGGCGCACACCATGGTGGCGACCATGCTCGGCTGGCCAGCCGGCACCGTGCTGCCGGCCCAGGTGGACAGCCCGGTCATGCTGCTCGCCGGCACCTACGACGGCGTGATCAACGGCTCGGCCGACCGGTACGGCGAGGACGCGGCCACCCGCGCCGACCCGATCACCCGCACCTTCGGCGAGGCGCTGCCCGACGCGGGCGGCACCAACCTGCTGGTGCGGCTGGCCGGCGCCAACCACTTCAGCATCGTGCACCCGCTCGACCCCACCTCGGCGCGCGCCTTCCTCGACGAGGAGACGACCGCCGACCCGGAAGCCACCCGTGCGCTCCTGGTCGACCTGCTGTCCGGGTTCCTCGCCGTCCACCTTCGCGGCGAACCGGCCGACGGCTTCGACCGGTTGCTGGCACAGCTCGGCACCACCTCTTCGATCGCCTCGTTCCGTCGGAGGTAA
- a CDS encoding aromatic ring-hydroxylating dioxygenase subunit alpha, with protein MLKNFWYAVEFSDRVTTKPARITVLGQYLALYRTPRGRVVALSDLCVHRGAALSGGSTVGENIVCPYHGWQFEPGGACTKIPANQPGRGIPNKARVDSYPVQERYGFVWVFMGDLPEAERPPIPVWPEFDNLVENGGKFRAVTGEFLWQANYERILENGCDIAHAPFVHGGAFGNPEKPEVPEYELEMPDEWSAFATVSLHPPRSKGLWSLINRDNADLANRPPVVTSAGWMLPNMIKLHVRLPIGELIIFDTNIPVDETTTLVKWVALRTFFTGAWANRNAVQRVLKIFYQDAEVVNNVRPELLPFDLGAELHVKSDLIAVHYRRRRQELAERGWMLSDADRITGDVPRREATVIPSPARRENPELARAWVHKAKGDHPTVAEAQRIGLQRITEEEGADAAAGAEAQASPTSSATTKEQA; from the coding sequence ATGCTCAAGAACTTCTGGTACGCGGTCGAGTTCTCCGACCGGGTCACCACCAAGCCTGCCCGGATCACCGTGCTCGGCCAGTACCTGGCCCTCTACCGCACCCCGCGCGGGCGCGTGGTGGCCCTGTCCGACCTGTGCGTGCACCGGGGCGCGGCGCTCTCCGGCGGCTCGACGGTCGGCGAGAACATCGTCTGCCCGTACCACGGATGGCAGTTCGAGCCGGGCGGGGCGTGCACGAAGATCCCGGCGAACCAGCCCGGCCGGGGCATCCCGAACAAGGCCCGGGTCGACTCGTACCCCGTGCAGGAGCGCTACGGCTTCGTCTGGGTCTTCATGGGCGACCTGCCCGAGGCCGAGCGGCCGCCGATCCCGGTCTGGCCGGAGTTCGACAACCTGGTGGAGAACGGCGGGAAGTTCCGCGCGGTGACCGGCGAGTTCCTGTGGCAGGCCAACTACGAGCGGATCCTGGAGAACGGCTGCGACATCGCGCACGCGCCCTTCGTGCACGGCGGCGCGTTCGGCAACCCGGAGAAGCCCGAGGTTCCCGAGTACGAGCTCGAAATGCCCGACGAGTGGTCGGCGTTCGCCACGGTCAGCCTGCACCCGCCGCGCTCCAAGGGCCTCTGGTCGCTGATCAACCGCGACAACGCGGACCTGGCCAACCGCCCGCCGGTGGTCACCTCGGCCGGTTGGATGCTGCCCAACATGATCAAGCTGCACGTCCGGCTGCCGATCGGTGAGTTGATCATCTTCGACACCAACATCCCGGTGGACGAGACGACCACGCTGGTCAAGTGGGTCGCGCTGCGCACCTTCTTCACCGGGGCGTGGGCCAACCGCAACGCCGTACAGCGCGTCCTCAAGATCTTCTACCAGGACGCCGAGGTGGTGAACAACGTCCGCCCCGAGCTGCTCCCGTTCGACCTCGGCGCGGAACTGCACGTCAAGAGCGACCTCATCGCGGTGCACTACCGGCGACGCCGCCAGGAGCTGGCCGAACGAGGCTGGATGCTCTCCGACGCCGACCGGATCACGGGCGACGTGCCGCGCCGGGAGGCGACCGTCATCCCGTCGCCGGCCCGCCGGGAGAACCCGGAGCTGGCACGCGCCTGGGTGCACAAGGCCAAGGGCGACCATCCGACCGTGGCGGAGGCGCAGCGGATCGGGCTCCAACGCATCACCGAGGAAGAGGGCGCCGACGCCGCCGCAGGAGCCGAGGCGCAGGCGAGCCCCACCAGCAGCGCGACGACGAAGGAGCAGGCATGA
- a CDS encoding SDR family NAD(P)-dependent oxidoreductase yields MTTVVVTGGTRGIGAGLVRALLARGTRVAFCGRSAESVATALATLRSEASVPAGAEVLGVRADVTDRADVSALWSAAAEAFGGVDIWINNAGTNHARRPLWELPPAELDGVLAANLGGVARASAVVLAAMIEQGRGALWNMEGFGSNGQARPGLTGYGASKRAVTYLTDGLAKELAAAGVGDRVTVHHLSPGIVVTDLLTHDYPPDELAKAKKIFNILGDRVETVTPWLADRVLAGGRNGSRAAWLTSRKAAARFAVAGFRKRDLFGDSVGGPAVTRREHLS; encoded by the coding sequence ATGACCACGGTGGTGGTCACCGGCGGCACCCGCGGCATCGGCGCCGGCCTGGTGCGCGCACTGCTGGCCCGTGGCACCCGGGTCGCGTTCTGCGGACGCAGCGCGGAGTCGGTGGCAACGGCGCTTGCCACACTGCGTTCCGAAGCCTCGGTGCCGGCCGGAGCCGAGGTGCTCGGGGTACGTGCGGACGTCACCGACCGCGCCGACGTGTCCGCGCTCTGGTCGGCCGCCGCCGAGGCGTTCGGCGGCGTCGACATCTGGATCAACAACGCGGGTACGAACCATGCGCGCCGCCCACTGTGGGAGCTGCCGCCGGCAGAGCTGGACGGAGTGCTCGCGGCGAACCTCGGCGGGGTGGCCCGGGCCAGCGCGGTGGTGCTCGCCGCGATGATTGAGCAGGGCCGCGGCGCGCTGTGGAACATGGAGGGCTTCGGCTCCAACGGCCAGGCCCGGCCGGGGCTGACCGGGTACGGGGCATCGAAGCGCGCGGTCACCTACCTGACCGACGGGCTGGCCAAGGAGCTCGCCGCAGCCGGGGTCGGCGACAGGGTCACCGTGCACCACCTCTCCCCCGGCATCGTCGTGACCGACCTGCTCACCCACGACTACCCGCCGGACGAACTGGCGAAGGCCAAGAAGATCTTCAACATCCTCGGTGACCGGGTCGAGACGGTCACCCCGTGGCTGGCCGACCGGGTCCTCGCCGGGGGCCGCAACGGCAGCCGGGCCGCCTGGCTGACCAGCCGCAAGGCCGCCGCCCGGTTCGCCGTCGCCGGCTTCCGCAAGCGCGACCTCTTCGGCGACTCCGTCGGCGGCCCCGCGGTGACCCGGCGCGAGCACCTGTCGTGA
- a CDS encoding maleate cis-trans isomerase family protein yields the protein MTDALGWRRKFGVIAPSTNTIVEPDFYRMTVPGVTAHFSRIHIRDQDLSSDGNFENLLTQIRDEIGGACERVLTCEPDYMVMGMSAETFWGGVEGNRQFVAQIKAITGLEVATGAEACERALRLYGARRIGVVTPYQPIGDTNVVQFFSEIGFEVVAIEGLKCPTAVSIAHVPEDELRRALLAVDGPDVDALVQCGTNLSMVGLADEAERWLGKPVIAINAATWWMALRENGITDKVYGAGSLLREY from the coding sequence ATGACCGACGCGCTCGGCTGGCGCCGCAAGTTCGGCGTCATCGCCCCGTCGACCAACACCATCGTGGAGCCGGACTTCTACCGGATGACCGTGCCCGGTGTGACCGCGCACTTCTCCCGGATCCACATCCGCGACCAGGACCTCTCCAGCGACGGCAACTTCGAGAACCTCCTGACCCAGATCCGCGACGAGATCGGCGGGGCCTGCGAGCGGGTGCTGACCTGCGAGCCCGACTACATGGTGATGGGCATGTCCGCCGAGACGTTCTGGGGCGGCGTCGAGGGCAACCGGCAGTTCGTCGCCCAGATCAAGGCGATCACCGGGCTGGAGGTGGCGACCGGCGCGGAGGCGTGTGAGCGGGCACTGCGCCTCTACGGCGCGCGCCGCATCGGCGTGGTGACGCCGTACCAACCGATCGGCGACACGAACGTCGTGCAGTTCTTCTCCGAGATCGGCTTCGAGGTGGTCGCGATCGAGGGTCTCAAGTGCCCGACCGCGGTCTCCATCGCCCACGTTCCGGAGGACGAGTTGCGCCGGGCGCTGCTGGCCGTGGACGGCCCGGACGTGGACGCCCTGGTCCAGTGCGGCACCAACCTGTCGATGGTCGGGCTAGCCGACGAGGCCGAACGCTGGCTCGGTAAGCCGGTGATCGCCATCAACGCGGCGACCTGGTGGATGGCGCTGCGCGAGAACGGGATCACCGACAAGGTGTACGGCGCCGGTTCCCTGCTGCGCGAGTACTGA